CAGGACACATCCTTACATCAGAGTTATCTGATctcaaatgtcaacagtgctgaaATTGAGAAAGCCTGGCCTAGACCTTTGCCTATGGAAacaattactattattttacaaAACCAGATTCTcaggaaatattagaaataatattagAAAGAATCTAATTTTCTAGATTAGGAagcagatggacagatggattaataataatacctgtggcactttataatttgaaaagcaaGTTCACACATGTGTAGGTCACAGCCCTGCAGTGGCAAGAGTCTTGACCCTTTCTTCGAGAAGTCTGAGTAGTGCTCTGTGGAGTTCAACATTGCAGGGCTAGGAAATTACCAAGGAATTGTGTTCCCATTTTCCAACTTTCTGGTCATTACTCCTTATTTGAATTCACTCAGCATCGGAACAGAAGTTCTATCAGTTAGAACCACAAATGTGTGTAGTCAGAGGGCTCACTGCCCATTTATCACGTGGACAGAGACATCACAGATATGCTTCCAGTGACAATGTCTGAGCACAGAACCGATCTCCTTTCTACCAGCACTGATAGTCATAATACCTCAGAAGTGCTGGTGTGTCTAAATACCATGCTGTTCTTTAAAGCTTGTGTGTGATGTATTTCACCAATCTCAAACCGTCCTTAATGTATgttaccttttttgtttcttggtagCCAGTGCAGACACAAGAATGGCTCCTGCCAAGAGAGAAAAAGCCAAGTATTAACTCTCACTATTTACACCATATTGTGTCTCTGTGCAAAAATCCAAAGAGGTACCTCATCAGGACTGACAATAGGGGAAAGACTCAagtctaagaaaaaagaaatctttggcCCAAGAAGCGTGATGGCTAAGCTAATTTAATGTTAAGAGTTGTTTTATAGAATACCTTTCCTAATCATCACTGTTGAAAATAATCTTCCAAGTTCACACCTTATACTATAGGGATTCCATGCAGGGATTTCCCCTTTGATAGCATTTATTTATGTGGGAGGACTGCATGTCTTAGTAACACAGGTCCGACAACACAGAGATAAAGAGGAGGTGATCCTTCAACTCCACAGTTACATCCCATATCAGCAGCTGTTGCAAAGAAGAACActagaggtaaaaagaaaaccatatttttttgtgaaaaaaaggGAATTTTATCAAGTTAAAGAAACCAGGCATTATTTAGTTGAAATTAACACCACTAACCttatacaatataatttttaaatgtctatttattttgagagaaagagcatgagcaagccTGAGTGGGGAagtagcagagagagggggaccgagagagaaccccaagtaggggacgcagggctcaaacttaggaaATGCCAGACAATGACTGgacaaaatcaagaggtggatgctcaaccgactgagccacccaggtgcccctacaatataATTTTGTTCAATTTTAGTTGGTTATATAGAAAGCATTTAAGATTTATAAGTGGAAAGTGGAAAGTGGAAAAACATTAGTAATAGTATCTGATAATTTCTTTAGACAACCTGGCATATTTACGTCTCCACGTGCACCATGAGCACCAACCCGTCCCCCGCTGCATCCGAGCAGCTCTGCTACCAGAACGTGACCGGATCCTGCGCGAAAGCCCCCTACTCGCCAGGACCCCGGCTCATTCTCTACACACTGTTCAGCTTGGGGGCTGTGCTGGCCGCTTTTGGAAACCTCCTGGTGGTGATTTCAATCCTGCATTTCAAGCAGCTGCACTCGCCAACCAATTTTCTCATCGCCTCTCTGGCCTGTGCTGACTTTCTGGTGGGGGTGACCGTCATGCCCTTCAGCATGGTCAGGTCTGTGGAGGGCTGCTGGTACTTTGGGCCGAGTTTCTGTACCTTCCACACGTGCTGTGATGTGGCATTTTGTTACTCTTCCCTCTTCCACCTGTGCTTCATCTCCATCGACAGGTACATCGCTGTTACTGAGCCTCTGGTCTATCCTACCAAGTTCACGGTGTCCGTGTCGGGGACATGCATCGGCATCTCCTGGATCCTGCCCCTTGTATACAGTGGTGCCGTGTTCTACACAGGTGCTTATGATGATGGGCTGGAGGAATTATCTCGTGCAGTCAACTGCGTAGGAGGTTGTCAGACCGTTGTAAATCAAAACTGGGTGTTGATCGATTTTCTATCCTTCTTTATACCTACCCTCGTTATGATAATTCtctatagcaatatttttcttgtgGCTAGACAACAGGCTAAAAAGATTGAAGACACTGGGGGCAAAATAGTATTGTCATCAGCTAGTTATAAATCCAGAGTGGCCAAGAGAGAGCGAAAAGCAGCAAAAACCCTGGGTATCACTGTGGTAGCatttatgatttcatggttaccGTACAGTATTGACTCATTAATTGATGCTTATATGGGCTTCATAACCCCTGCCTACATTTATGAGATTTGCTGTTGGTGTGCTTATTACAATTCAGCCATGAACCCTTTgatttatgctttattttaccCGTGGTTCAGGAAGGCCTTAAAAATTATCATGAGTGGTTGGGTTTTCGAGGACAGTTCAGCCACCATGAATTTGTTCTCTGAACAAATGTAAGCATTTGGACTGACGAAGTTCAATCTTTACAATTTCCATATGACATGAGTTGGTAAAAATCAAGTAAGactattaatgaaaagaaaaccatttacTCTTCAAATTTAACAGGATAAATCAATGCTTTCCAGTATTAACGGTGCACTTCCTTGTCATTTCTCAAAAAACAATTTGCATGACTGGTAAATGTCAAATCCCTATTTGTTAACGGCTACAGAGCTCACCATACCTCCTTTTCTGCAcatacttccctccctcccttttgctcttttatttcattgattcttCCCTTCGTAGCCtgaaaacacctttaaaaaaaaaaaaattctttcctcttttccttagaAAGTTTTCTGCTCACTCCCAACTTGTCAAAAATTTCTCTGTGGTTAGTTTTCACATGGTTGTtgccttgtttgtttttgtttttgcttttgttttgtttgtttttggctttgttttgctgcttttcccaaaggaaaactTGGGGCAGCAGCGAAATCTATTATGCTGGATGTCTGCATGGTGTCTGTGTCAGGAATTTGCTTCAGCAGCTCCTGGATCCTGCCTCTTGTATACAGCGTATACACTGGGTGCCTATGAGGATGGGATGAAGGAATTGGTAAGTGCCCTCTGTTCCATACGTGGTTGCTAGCTTGTTATAAATCAATTCTGGATAGTGAtagaatttctattatttttcacatttagctTTCTTAATATTACATCtagtaatatttttcttgtggCTAGAAAACATACTAAAGAGATTGAAAATATTAGTTAgtacaaaacaaaatcattatcAGGAACTTGCCAGGCTAGGATggctaaaagagagaaaaacagctgATACCCTGGCACAGTGTAGCATTTTTGGTCTCATGATTACCACATGCAATTGattcattcactgattcttttTAGGGGTTTATAACACCTTCATGTGTTATGAGATATTTTATTGGGTTGGTTATTGTAACTCTGCTCTAAATTCTTTGATATATGCTTTACCCTTGGTTTGGGAGAGCAGGAAAAACTTATTATAAGTAAAAGAGCATTCATCGAccacaaatttaatttctaaattaaccTAAATtgttaatttgagaaaaaaagacatcaaTCTGGTGACGTGTTGCAAATTtcctaataattataaatgtgaattatagcacattaaaatgacattttaaatgatgGCGGAGAAATGGTACCTCAATTTTAGTAGCATACCCTATAGGCTTTTACTTCCTTGGTGAAATGAACATCTTTAAGCATTTGATAGAAATGTATTTACTCAATAATGGTTGGCACAAGGGTCCTTAAATCTGTGCAGTTCCCTGCTTTGTCAGTTGCTGTTTTTGTCTTCCAGGACTCACGTTCCTTTCTTACCTTTCTTTCACTGTGAAAGATTTCCTGATCCCATGTTCCCTGTTAGTGTCTTGTATTTCCTGCCTTTTATTGAACTGGgttaacttgttttcttttgaacagCTTGTTTCTTggagcggggcggggaggggcagttTTCTGAAGCTTCTAAGATGTCTCTCAACCATAAAGGTGAGCTATTTCAAATTCAGGACAAGactcatattttatatgttggGGGCATATAATGTAAATGTGGGAATAATCATGAGCAGATGGCACAATTTCTTCAACAGTGATTATCTATTCATATGATAGTTTTCTTATCacgaggtttatttttttatcttcaatCACCATGGAGGaaaatttatgtcattttttttttctattaaacagTGTCCACAGTTTATATGTTTTCCATGATAAAAAGAAGTAACACTGTGTTTATGGGAAAACGATTCAAGAAATGTTgatgtgcctgggtgactcagtcggttaagcgaccgacttcagctcaggtcatgatctcatggttcatgggttcgagccctgcattgggctctgtgctgacagctcagagcatggagcctgcttcgtattctgtctccctctctctctgcccttcctctgcttgcactctgtctctctctctctctctcaaaaataaataaacactaaaaattatattaaaagaaagaaatgttgatGTGGTATTTAACTTTCTGATAAAAATATTGTTCAGCATCCTGCTTCGTGTATTTcacaaaatcaaaatggatttctatcagatttataaaaattaaagaaaataaagcttttataatttttcattggtgaaataataacagaaaacccACAGGGATTCATGCActactttaagattttttaaactttaaaagaaaacaaagtcacgttaaggaaaaaaagacaacgCTGAAAAAACTATTGGCAGTTTACATGATGAAGAAGGGTTAATAGCTTTCAAAACATAAAAGCCTTTTACAAAACAGTAAGACATAGACAAATACTACACTAAACATGTCAATAGACAGTTTTATAGAGGGAAAATACAAATGACTAACGAACAcattaaaataccaaatatacaaataattaaaatactaataaaaatgtattagagTTTCATATATCAAATTGGCAAATATTAGAAGGATCCATAAAACCCAATGTTAATTAGAGTGTGGGAAATTATGCACCCTCATAAGAGTTGAACATGCTCCTATACATCtgggaaaaaatataatttaattcctCCTTTCTGAAGtgaactaaaatatttatattaaatttaaatcataCATGTCACTTAACTCTGTAGTTCCATTTCTAGAAAGTAATCCTAAGAAAAGAGCCAGGCAAGGAAATAAGCATGACCAGGGCATTCTTTGTATAACTCTTGACAGGGAAAGACAagcacaatatatttttttattaaaatcaaaacagaagcaaaacacTCTGACTCAGATTATAAAACAGTAGATGTAACACGGCtcccatatatgtatatttctgtatatacatatatataaagcacatatTTCTATATGCTTTTACAAAGTCCAGCTTTATATATAATGGGCAGTTTGTGAAGGGGGTTTCTTTGcatttatctttatcattttagTGTTTGTGATGAAATAAACATACTAAAATTGATATTCTAACATATATCTCTATTCTTACCTGAACATTGAAATTAGATTTGTCTGTTTgcttccttgctttattttaggAGAATATCTTTTGAACatatatatttgctatattttttCTTAACCTAATGAAACTAAATTGCAGCTGCCTTGGTATCTTTTAgggactactttttttttttattgctgcagGTTCTTTAAACATCTATTTCATATACAACAATGTATTCGCAGTTACTTTTGGCCcacattaccaaaaaaattttttttaacttctataaaCATGCCAGtagacatttaaattttcttcttggaTGATTTCCATGCTGAGCAAGTGTCGCTATTATAGTTGATTCCTGATGAATTTTATAACAGTGAAGATACTAGATCATTGGATCCCTCATTATCTGTTAACCATAACATTGCCATGCTGTTGAAGTTTTTTAGGGTTTTAACCAGGGGGAAAGAATGTTTGTAAATCAGATTAGCCTATTTTTTGCAGAGGGGAAGATAAAGGTTTGGGAGAACTCGGGAGTTGAGGGGATCCATGGATAGACGCTGGAAATGCCAGCTGTTCTGGCTTGGGCACACACCTCAATCTTTGCACCTaaaagtgggaaggaagaaagttctGGGAACTCAAATGGCATGGCATCCCTTGGACGTCaaaaagatttttccttttcccttcaaaGTCCCAGCTGGTGACACTGATCCAAAAAGATGTTGTTTAAATAAGTAACTCCTAAACCTTCATGGTTAAGCAACGTATTTCCCTTCAAACTGTAACTAATGAGGTGGAAGAGGCCCTAGGAGGCATCAGTAGCTGTCCCCAGGCAAGCGGCTGCTGCGGGGTCTCACCTCGGTAATTCTACTTCCTCCCAGCATGGAAGTCCTGCCCTCAGTAGAGGGGGCCTTCCCACCCATActgcctggttttgtttttgtttttagtaaatttattttggagtaattttaggtttacagaaaagttacaaaactaGTACAGAATTTCTGAATACCGTGCACTCTGTCTCCCCCATTGTTAACATATTGCCATAGGACCTCTGTCACGGTTGCGAAACTGCCATTGGTAGAATACAGTTAACCGAACCCCAGCCTTTATCTGGATGCCACCAG
The nucleotide sequence above comes from Panthera tigris isolate Pti1 chromosome B2, P.tigris_Pti1_mat1.1, whole genome shotgun sequence. Encoded proteins:
- the LOC102949477 gene encoding trace amine-associated receptor 6 yields the protein MSTNPSPAASEQLCYQNVTGSCAKAPYSPGPRLILYTLFSLGAVLAAFGNLLVVISILHFKQLHSPTNFLIASLACADFLVGVTVMPFSMVRSVEGCWYFGPSFCTFHTCCDVAFCYSSLFHLCFISIDRYIAVTEPLVYPTKFTVSVSGTCIGISWILPLVYSGAVFYTGAYDDGLEELSRAVNCVGGCQTVVNQNWVLIDFLSFFIPTLVMIILYSNIFLVARQQAKKIEDTGGKIVLSSASYKSRVAKRERKAAKTLGITVVAFMISWLPYSIDSLIDAYMGFITPAYIYEICCWCAYYNSAMNPLIYALFYPWFRKALKIIMSGWVFEDSSATMNLFSEQM